In Candidatus Binataceae bacterium, the sequence TTTCGACTCGATCTGAATTTTGATCTGCTCGTCGGAAAGCAGCGCGAGATTTTCGCGCACCATATGCGAGATCTGGCCCCGGCTAGCATCGACCGCGCGTCGAACGATCCCATCAATTAACCGCCGCGCGAGTTGGTAGGCGTAACTCGATGGGTCGCGGAGTTGATGACCGAATTCGTGGATTGCACTCTCGACTGTTTCCGCCAACTCCAGGTCGCGACGCAGCTCCGGCAACCGCTGGAGCAAATTCGCGACCAGCCGCGTGCTGAGCGATTCCAGGCCTAAACGGCGCGCCCCCGCATAGAGCCTCGCGAAGGTCTTCGGTAGCGCTTTTCCAAGGATAGTTTCGAGGCGCTCGCGGGAGTCCGGCGAAGCAAGATAGTGCAGGACGCGTTCCAGGAGAGGGTCGAGTCCCTGCTCTCCGATAAGAGCCTCGAGCCGAATATCTTCCAGATAGCTGCCCAGACGGCCCACCAGATTCATCTCGTTCAGCCTCTGTCCGATCATCTGGGGCGTGAGCCATTCGTTCTCGATAGTAGAGGCTATGCCCTCGATCAGCTTCGCTCGATTGCGCGGCAGCACACCCGAGTTAGGCAAGTACCAGCGCTGTTCGAAGATCATTTTGAGCGCGAGGTAATCGCACAGTCCGCCGATAAGCGCCGCCTCCGCAATCGAGACCGCCACATCACCCGTCAGCTTCCAGGGCGTCAACCTCATCACAAGCCAACTCGCCACGTAGGCAACACCCGATAGCGCCAACGTCAGATTCCCTTTGTGGGAAAGCAGAAACTGCCCGTATCCGTGCGATTCATCGGCACACCGCGTTTTCATCGCACGATCGTAACACACTGAATCGGTCGGGTTGGTTGCTGCCGCAGCGGAGTGCGCGACAGGGCTGACGGATCAGGCTCTCCCGCATTGAGCGGCATCGCAAGCGTCGTTGGCAATTGCCGACGCATCCCTCTTGCGCGGTGAATCGCCTATCGCGTGGGCATCTGCCGTCGCCGTCAGCATGTGGCCACGTTTCATGCCAAGCTGAGCCCGTTATATTGACGGTCCGGCTTTTGCTGCTCCTAACACAAGCTGAAGTGGCTCGGTACTGGGCCGAGGAGCGGAGAGATGGAGAGTACAGCGACACGATCTTTTGATGAATTCGCCAACTTCTATAGAGCGACATGGATCGGTCTGCCCTCGGCGATGTTCAGACAGATGTTCGGCGTCAAAGGTGAGGATGTCCGCGCCGCGGCGTGGCGAGCCTACGATTCCTGGGTCGTTCTGATGAACGAGACCACCAATCAGCTCTACTCGAATCGTGTTTTCGCGGATGCGGTCGGTCGCGCATTCGAGACCGGGCTGATGATACAGCACATAGGCGATCAGCTAGCGACCGTTGCGAGTTCTGTTTTAGCCTCTGCGCCCGAATCCGTTGCCGTCGGTAACGACACTGCGAGCAACCTCGCGGCCAGTCAGAGTCGTCCTGGTGGCCGCTCAGCAACCACAGGCCGTCCGCGTCACTCAACCGCGAAGGCCGCCTGAAGTCCAACGCCGCCGCCCATCGTCCGGCTTGAAAGTTCAGCTTGCGTGGCGCAATTGCGGCTTGGTCGAATTGCTTCCCTGGCGGAGCAGCAAGCCCGGCGTGAGCTCGGTGGGTTCGCCATCCAGAAAGGTAACCTCGCCGTTGACCATGATGTAGCGATAGCCGCGGGCGCGTTGCACACGTCGCCATTCGCCGCCCGGGAGATCGTGCACCACCTTACTGGGCTCCATCCCCAAGCAGTCGTAGTCGTAAATCACGATATCTGCCGCGTGGCCCTCGCGCAGAACCCCGCGATCGGCGAGCCCCGCGCACATCGCCGGCCACGCACTCAATTTCCAATGCGCTTCCTCCAGGCTCAGCATGTTGTGGTCGCGGATAAATGAGGCCAGAAACTCAGTCGGATAGCGCCCGCCGCAGTAGAACTTGGTGTGGGCGCCGCCGTCGGAGAGACCCGGAATAGTGTATGGGTAGTTGACGACTTCCTTCAGCAGGTCCAGACGCGTGTGCGGCGGAGGCGCGTCGAATACCGTACGCAGTTCATCGGCGATCGCGATTTCGAGCATCGCGTCGACGATATGCATCTCCATCTTTCCGCCGGCGTCTTTCAGAGTCAAACCCTGCAAGTGCTCGAAACGAGGGGAATAGACTTTCTGGATTACAAAATTTTCCAAATCACCGGTCACCAGTCGTTGACCGTTGGCGTAATCCTTGAGGGCTGCGCGGCGCCGCGGGTCGCTCAGCTTTTTTAGCCGCTCCTGACTGCTGCCCAGTGTCGCCTCGCGCCAGGCTTCGGAGTCGTCAAAGAGGTTCCAGTCGGCGAGGGTAAAGGTAAAACTAGTGGTATTGGTATGAGCCTGCGGGTAGATGCGCAAGCCGTTGGCGTGGCAATGTTCGAACCAGGCGATCAGAAAGCGATGGATTTGCGGTTCGCGATCAAATGAAAGGAGCGCCTGGTAGAGCAGCGGACGCCGGCTCAATTCGGCCAGCGTTTCGATCTCTTTCAGATCGTGAAAGGGGTCCGCGGTGGCCATCGACAACTGGATGAAACCCGCGTTGCGCCGGCTCAGCTCGCGCGCCAGCGTGCGGCAGATTTCGTCACCCATCACATCGGTGACCATCGGCGTCCCGTCATAATCGCGCTGGAGGCAGACCGGACCAGCCGGG encodes:
- a CDS encoding DUF445 family protein, with the translated sequence MKTRCADESHGYGQFLLSHKGNLTLALSGVAYVASWLVMRLTPWKLTGDVAVSIAEAALIGGLCDYLALKMIFEQRWYLPNSGVLPRNRAKLIEGIASTIENEWLTPQMIGQRLNEMNLVGRLGSYLEDIRLEALIGEQGLDPLLERVLHYLASPDSRERLETILGKALPKTFARLYAGARRLGLESLSTRLVANLLQRLPELRRDLELAETVESAIHEFGHQLRDPSSYAYQLARRLIDGIVRRAVDASRGQISHMVRENLALLSDEQIKIQIESKTRAHLDWIRVNGGIFGAFFGLLFALSRIIMHHGTVFVARLHALG
- a CDS encoding amidohydrolase family protein, yielding MPRFDTVIKHGMIIDGTRAPRYCGDIGVKDGRISEIGELAASDGRREIDASGLIVAPGFVDLHTHYDAQVFWDPYCSISGWHGVTTAAIGNCGFGFAPVRSEQRERAMLTMTRVEAIPYASMKAGLPWDWVTFPQFLDSLERRPKGVNLQACVPLSPLITWVMGSPEEAKQRTPTAAEEREIVRLFNQAMDAGACGWSAQRLHPAGPVCLQRDYDGTPMVTDVMGDEICRTLARELSRRNAGFIQLSMATADPFHDLKEIETLAELSRRPLLYQALLSFDREPQIHRFLIAWFEHCHANGLRIYPQAHTNTTSFTFTLADWNLFDDSEAWREATLGSSQERLKKLSDPRRRAALKDYANGQRLVTGDLENFVIQKVYSPRFEHLQGLTLKDAGGKMEMHIVDAMLEIAIADELRTVFDAPPPHTRLDLLKEVVNYPYTIPGLSDGGAHTKFYCGGRYPTEFLASFIRDHNMLSLEEAHWKLSAWPAMCAGLADRGVLREGHAADIVIYDYDCLGMEPSKVVHDLPGGEWRRVQRARGYRYIMVNGEVTFLDGEPTELTPGLLLRQGSNSTKPQLRHAS